One window from the genome of Mycolicibacterium gadium encodes:
- a CDS encoding ribonuclease J, with the protein MNEELAPPGPLAPGGLRVTALGGISEIGRNMTVFEHLGRLLIVDCGVLFPTHDEPGVDLILPDLRLIQDRLDDVEALVLTHAHEDHIGAIPFLLKLRPDIPVVGSKFTLALVNEKCREHRIKPVFEEVDEGQSSRHGVFECEYFAVNHSIPGCLAIAIHTGAGTVLHTGDIKLDQSPPDGKPTDLPGMSRLGDSGVDLFLCDSTNAEIPGVGPSESEIGPNIHRLMRGAQGRVIVACFASNVGRVQQIIDAAVALGRKVSFVGRSMVRNMGIAKELGYLTLANDDDIIDIGAAEMMPPERVVLVTTGTQGETMAALSRMSRGEHRSITLTAGDLIIMSSSQIPGNEEAIFGVLDALAKIGARVVTNAHVRVHVTGHAYAGELLFLYNGVRPRNVMPVHGTWRMLRANAALATRTGVPEENIVLAENGVSVDLVAGRASVSGAVSTGKMFVDGLVLGDVGETVIGERLTLSSGFIGITVVLRSGTGKLATAPQLHSRGFSEDPKSLEPATRKVEEALEALAAERVTDINRIAQAVRRAVGKWVGESYRRQPMIVPTVIEI; encoded by the coding sequence GTGAACGAAGAACTCGCACCGCCGGGGCCACTGGCCCCGGGGGGACTGCGGGTCACCGCGCTGGGCGGCATCAGCGAAATCGGCCGCAACATGACGGTTTTCGAGCATCTGGGCCGGCTGCTGATCGTCGACTGCGGTGTCCTGTTCCCGACGCACGACGAGCCCGGGGTCGATCTGATCCTGCCCGATCTTCGCCTGATCCAGGATCGCCTGGACGACGTTGAAGCACTGGTGCTCACCCATGCGCACGAGGACCACATCGGGGCCATCCCGTTCTTGCTCAAGCTGCGCCCCGACATACCGGTGGTCGGCTCGAAGTTCACGCTGGCGCTGGTGAACGAGAAATGCCGCGAGCACCGCATCAAGCCGGTATTCGAGGAGGTGGACGAGGGTCAGAGTTCGAGGCACGGCGTGTTCGAATGCGAGTACTTCGCCGTCAACCACTCCATCCCGGGCTGTCTGGCCATCGCGATCCACACCGGTGCGGGCACCGTGCTGCACACCGGTGACATCAAGCTCGACCAGTCACCACCCGACGGGAAGCCGACCGATCTACCTGGCATGTCACGGCTCGGCGATTCCGGAGTGGACCTGTTCCTGTGCGACTCCACCAACGCCGAGATCCCCGGAGTGGGGCCCTCGGAGAGCGAGATCGGCCCGAACATCCACCGGCTGATGCGTGGGGCACAGGGGCGCGTCATCGTGGCCTGCTTCGCGTCGAATGTCGGTCGCGTGCAACAGATCATCGATGCGGCGGTCGCGTTGGGCCGCAAGGTGTCGTTCGTGGGCCGGTCGATGGTCCGCAACATGGGAATCGCCAAGGAGCTGGGCTACCTCACGCTCGCCAACGATGACGACATCATCGACATCGGCGCCGCCGAGATGATGCCTCCTGAGCGCGTGGTGCTCGTGACCACGGGGACGCAGGGCGAAACGATGGCCGCGCTGTCGCGGATGTCGCGCGGCGAGCACCGCAGCATCACGCTGACGGCCGGGGATCTCATCATCATGTCGTCATCGCAGATACCCGGCAACGAGGAAGCGATCTTCGGCGTCCTGGATGCCCTGGCCAAGATCGGCGCTCGCGTGGTGACGAATGCCCATGTGCGAGTGCATGTCACCGGCCACGCCTACGCCGGGGAACTGCTCTTCCTCTACAACGGCGTGCGGCCGCGCAACGTGATGCCGGTGCACGGAACCTGGCGGATGCTCCGGGCGAACGCGGCGCTGGCGACCCGCACCGGGGTGCCCGAGGAGAACATCGTGCTTGCCGAGAACGGTGTGAGCGTCGATCTGGTGGCGGGCCGGGCATCGGTCTCCGGCGCGGTGTCGACGGGCAAGATGTTCGTCGACGGACTCGTCCTCGGGGACGTCGGCGAGACGGTGATCGGCGAACGGCTCACGCTGTCTTCGGGTTTCATCGGTATCACCGTCGTGCTGCGCAGCGGCACCGGTAAGTTGGCGACGGCTCCGCAACTTCACTCGCGTGGCTTCTCGGAGGACCCCAAGTCGCTGGAACCCGCCACCCGCAAGGTCGAGGAAGCGCTGGAAGCCCTTGCCGCCGAACGGGTGACCGATATCAACCGCATAGCCCAGGCGGTACGCCGGGCGGTCGGCAAGTGGGTCGGTGAGAGCTACCGCCGCCAGCCGATGATCGTGCCGACGGTCATCGAAATCTAG